Proteins encoded within one genomic window of Spirulina major PCC 6313:
- the fusA gene encoding elongation factor G, translating into MGRAIPLEKVRNIGIAAHIDAGKTTTTERILFYSGIVHKIGEVHDGNAVTDWMEQERERGITITAAAISTDWKEHHINIIDTPGHVDFTIEVERSMRVLDGVIAVFCSVGGVQPQSETVWRQADRYNVPRIVFVNKMDRTGANFFKVYEQVCDRLRALAIPIQIPIGSENDFRGIVDLVKMRAKLYTNDLGTEIEDVDIPAEVAALAQEYRSKLLEAVAETDEVLLEKYLETETLSEAEIQQALRQGTLTGTIVPMLCGSAFKNKGVQLLLDAVVDYLPAPTEVPAIKGLLPDGTDGDRPADDKTPLAALAFKVAADPFGRLTFLRIYSGVLAKGSYVYNSTKDKKERVSRLIILKSNDRIEVDELRAGDLGAAIGLKDTITGDTLCDDAQPIILESLFIPEPVISVAVEPQTKQDMEKLSKALQALSDEDPTFRVSIDPETNQTVIAGMGELHLEILVDRMLREYKVEANVGQPQVAYRETIRQAARGQEGKFIRQSGGKGQYGHVVIDLEPAEEGKGFEFVSKIVGGTIPREYIASVEQGIKESCETGILAGYPLIDVKVTLVDGSYHDVDSSEMAFKIAGSMGMRTAVNNAKPVLLEPMMKVEVEVPENFLGDVMGDLNARRGQIEGMNADTGIAKVLAKVPLAEMFGYATDIRSKTQGRGIFSMEFSHYSEVPNHVAEAIIAKNRGTIS; encoded by the coding sequence GTGGGACGAGCTATCCCGCTAGAGAAAGTTCGTAATATTGGCATTGCCGCGCATATTGATGCGGGCAAAACCACCACGACCGAGCGCATTCTATTCTATTCCGGTATCGTCCATAAGATCGGCGAAGTTCACGATGGCAACGCTGTCACCGACTGGATGGAGCAAGAACGCGAGCGGGGGATTACCATTACCGCTGCGGCGATCAGCACCGACTGGAAAGAGCATCACATCAACATTATTGACACCCCCGGCCACGTGGATTTCACCATTGAGGTGGAACGCTCGATGCGGGTTTTAGATGGGGTGATTGCTGTTTTTTGTTCCGTGGGAGGCGTGCAGCCGCAATCGGAAACCGTTTGGCGACAAGCGGATCGCTACAACGTACCCCGGATCGTCTTTGTGAATAAGATGGATCGCACCGGCGCGAATTTCTTCAAAGTCTATGAGCAGGTGTGCGATCGCCTCCGCGCCCTCGCCATCCCGATTCAAATTCCCATCGGCAGCGAAAACGACTTTCGCGGCATCGTTGATCTGGTCAAAATGCGGGCCAAACTCTACACCAACGACCTCGGCACCGAAATCGAAGATGTAGACATTCCCGCCGAAGTCGCCGCCCTGGCCCAAGAGTACCGCAGCAAACTCCTCGAAGCCGTTGCCGAAACCGACGAAGTTCTCCTCGAAAAATACCTCGAAACCGAAACCCTCAGCGAAGCCGAAATTCAGCAGGCCCTCCGTCAAGGAACCCTCACCGGTACGATTGTCCCGATGCTCTGCGGCTCGGCGTTTAAAAATAAAGGCGTGCAACTGCTCCTCGATGCCGTTGTGGACTATCTCCCCGCTCCCACCGAAGTCCCCGCCATTAAAGGGCTGCTTCCCGATGGCACAGACGGCGATCGCCCCGCCGACGACAAAACCCCCCTCGCCGCCCTCGCCTTTAAAGTCGCCGCCGACCCCTTCGGCCGCTTAACCTTCCTACGCATCTACTCCGGAGTCCTCGCCAAAGGCAGCTACGTCTACAACTCCACCAAAGACAAAAAAGAACGAGTCTCGCGGCTGATTATCCTCAAATCCAACGATCGCATCGAAGTAGACGAACTCCGCGCCGGTGATCTTGGAGCAGCGATCGGCCTCAAAGACACCATCACCGGGGATACCCTCTGTGACGATGCCCAGCCCATCATTCTGGAATCCCTCTTCATCCCAGAACCGGTCATTTCCGTCGCCGTCGAACCCCAGACAAAGCAGGACATGGAAAAGCTTTCCAAGGCATTGCAAGCCCTTTCCGATGAAGATCCCACCTTTCGGGTCAGCATTGATCCCGAAACCAATCAAACCGTGATTGCGGGGATGGGTGAGCTGCACTTGGAAATTCTTGTAGACCGCATGTTGCGGGAATACAAGGTGGAAGCGAATGTCGGTCAACCCCAAGTGGCTTACCGGGAAACCATTCGCCAAGCAGCCCGTGGCCAAGAGGGCAAATTCATCCGACAAAGCGGCGGCAAAGGTCAGTATGGCCACGTCGTGATCGACCTCGAACCCGCCGAAGAAGGCAAAGGCTTTGAATTTGTCTCCAAAATTGTCGGAGGAACCATTCCCCGTGAATACATTGCCTCAGTGGAGCAAGGGATCAAAGAATCCTGCGAAACTGGTATCTTGGCCGGGTATCCCCTCATTGATGTCAAAGTCACCCTTGTAGATGGTTCATATCACGACGTGGATTCATCGGAAATGGCCTTCAAAATTGCCGGGTCAATGGGGATGAGGACAGCGGTTAACAACGCCAAGCCCGTCCTCCTTGAACCCATGATGAAGGTCGAAGTCGAAGTCCCCGAAAACTTTTTGGGGGATGTGATGGGTGACCTCAACGCTCGCCGGGGTCAGATTGAGGGGATGAATGCTGACACGGGCATCGCCAAAGTTCTCGCCAAAGTTCCCCTTGCGGAAATGTTTGGCTATGCCACAGATATTCGCTCCAAAACCCAAGGACGCGGCATCTTTTCGATGGAGTTCAGCCACTACAGTGAGGTTCCCAACCATGTGGCTGAAGCCATCATCGCTAAAAACAGGGGAACCATTTCATGA
- the rpsL gene encoding 30S ribosomal protein S12 yields MPTIQQLIRTERSVAKKKTKSPALKECPQRRGVCTRVYTTTPKKPNSALRKVARVRLTSGFEVTAYIPGIGHNLQEHSVVLIRGGRVKDLPGVRYHIVRGTLDATGVKDRRQSRSKYGTKRPKA; encoded by the coding sequence ATGCCAACCATCCAGCAACTGATCCGCACGGAACGCTCCGTTGCGAAAAAGAAAACCAAGTCCCCCGCCCTGAAAGAATGTCCACAGCGGCGCGGTGTCTGCACACGGGTTTACACCACCACGCCGAAGAAACCGAATTCGGCGCTGCGCAAAGTCGCACGGGTGCGGCTCACCTCTGGGTTTGAAGTCACGGCTTACATTCCCGGTATTGGCCACAATCTCCAAGAACACTCCGTTGTGCTCATTCGCGGTGGACGGGTCAAAGACCTCCCCGGTGTTCGCTACCATATTGTGCGCGGTACATTGGATGCAACGGGGGTTAAAGACCGTCGCCAAAGCCGTTCCAAATATGGCACCAAGCGACCCAAAGCCTAA
- the guaD gene encoding guanine deaminase, whose protein sequence is MTNATQPQGIRGALLDLIADPFYHEVAESVRYIPDGVLVIAAGRIQAIAPYADIIAQDPDLPITDYRNYLIVPGLIDTHIHFPQMEMIAAYGEQLLTWLNTYTFPTEAQFKDPAYAAEVADRFLTELLRHGTTTALVFATVHPESVEAFFTAAQARRLRMISGKVLMDRHAPENLRDTPEQAYHESKALIEKWHGRDRLLYAVTPRFAATSSPEQLQVAAQLLAEFPEVYLHTHLSENTDEVAWVQDLFPDHDGYLDVYDRAGLVGNRSIFAHGVQLTPAEFARLSVTEAAIAFCPTSNLFLGSGLFKLEQAKHRDRPVKLGLGTDIGAGTSFSLLQTANEAYKVAQLRRQTLSPFQALYLATLGGAHALNLDPILGNFNPGKEADFIVLDRRATPLLQFRNPETIPTELEAIADQVFSLIMLGDDRAIHATHILGDRVILPD, encoded by the coding sequence ATGACCAACGCAACTCAACCCCAGGGTATCCGGGGGGCGCTCCTCGATCTGATTGCTGATCCCTTTTATCACGAAGTCGCGGAGTCGGTGCGCTACATCCCCGATGGGGTTTTGGTGATTGCAGCGGGCAGGATTCAAGCGATCGCCCCCTATGCCGACATCATCGCCCAAGATCCCGACCTCCCAATCACCGACTACCGCAATTATCTGATCGTCCCCGGCCTGATTGATACCCACATCCATTTCCCCCAAATGGAAATGATCGCCGCCTACGGGGAACAACTCCTCACCTGGCTCAACACCTACACCTTCCCCACCGAAGCCCAATTTAAAGATCCCGCCTATGCCGCTGAGGTGGCCGATCGCTTCTTAACCGAACTGCTGCGCCATGGGACAACCACCGCCCTCGTTTTCGCCACCGTTCACCCGGAATCCGTCGAGGCCTTTTTCACCGCTGCCCAAGCCCGCCGCCTGCGGATGATTTCCGGTAAAGTCCTGATGGATCGCCATGCCCCGGAGAATTTGCGCGACACCCCAGAGCAGGCCTACCACGAGAGCAAAGCCCTGATCGAAAAATGGCATGGGCGCGATCGCCTCCTCTACGCCGTCACCCCCCGCTTTGCCGCCACCTCCTCCCCAGAACAGCTACAGGTCGCCGCCCAACTCCTCGCCGAATTTCCCGAAGTCTACCTCCATACCCACCTCTCCGAAAACACCGACGAAGTGGCCTGGGTGCAAGACCTCTTCCCCGACCATGACGGCTATTTAGATGTGTACGATCGCGCTGGTTTAGTGGGGAATCGCTCCATTTTTGCCCATGGGGTGCAACTCACCCCGGCAGAATTCGCCCGCCTGTCAGTGACAGAAGCCGCGATCGCCTTTTGTCCCACCTCAAACCTGTTCCTCGGTAGCGGTCTGTTTAAACTCGAACAGGCAAAACACCGCGATCGCCCCGTGAAACTCGGCCTCGGCACAGATATCGGCGCAGGTACGAGCTTCTCGCTTCTCCAAACCGCCAACGAAGCCTACAAAGTCGCCCAACTGCGTCGCCAAACCCTTTCCCCCTTCCAAGCCCTCTACCTCGCCACCCTCGGCGGCGCTCATGCCCTCAACCTTGACCCCATCCTCGGCAATTTCAACCCCGGTAAGGAAGCCGACTTCATTGTCCTCGATCGCCGCGCCACCCCTCTCCTTCAATTCCGCAACCCCGAAACCATCCCCACGGAATTAGAGGCGATCGCCGATCAAGTCTTCTCCCTGATCATGCTTGGGGACGATCGCGCCATCCACGCCACCCATATTTTGGGCGATCGCGTGATCCTGCCGGACTAG
- a CDS encoding HesB/IscA family protein gives MITLTAAAAQEVRRLQMSHNQANSTLRLTVQPGGCADFVYGLELVATPIQGDHYCVSAGIAMTVAGENVAMVSGLCLDYTEDLMGGGFRFDNPQAVRTCSCGHSFAIAPDLGSGI, from the coding sequence ATGATTACCTTGACCGCAGCGGCTGCCCAGGAAGTCCGCCGCCTGCAAATGTCCCATAATCAAGCCAATAGTACGTTACGGCTCACGGTGCAACCGGGGGGCTGTGCGGATTTTGTCTATGGGTTGGAGTTGGTGGCTACGCCGATTCAAGGGGATCATTACTGTGTCAGTGCAGGCATTGCCATGACGGTGGCGGGAGAGAATGTCGCGATGGTGTCGGGGTTATGTTTGGACTATACGGAAGACTTGATGGGGGGTGGGTTTCGCTTTGATAACCCCCAGGCGGTGCGCACCTGTAGTTGTGGGCATTCCTTTGCGATCGCGCCTGACCTTGGATCTGGCATTTAA
- a CDS encoding EVE domain-containing protein, with amino-acid sequence MADWLVKSEPTVYSIDDLARDRIELWDGVRNYQARNYLQQMQVGDRVFVYHSNAKPPGLAGLAEVVETNVVDPTQFDPTSPDYDPKATPDKPRWYTVKLGYVATFANLVPLDILKATFTPDEFVLVRRGNRLSVLPIEEAIASRLLALTTLRKET; translated from the coding sequence ATGGCGGATTGGCTCGTGAAATCAGAACCCACGGTGTACAGTATTGATGACTTAGCCCGCGATCGCATTGAGCTTTGGGACGGCGTGCGTAACTATCAAGCGCGGAACTATTTGCAGCAAATGCAGGTGGGCGATCGCGTCTTCGTTTACCATTCCAACGCCAAACCCCCCGGCCTCGCGGGTCTGGCCGAAGTGGTGGAAACCAACGTGGTCGATCCCACCCAGTTTGACCCCACCAGCCCCGATTACGACCCTAAAGCCACCCCCGACAAACCCCGTTGGTATACCGTCAAACTGGGATATGTGGCGACGTTTGCGAATCTCGTTCCCCTTGACATCTTAAAAGCTACATTTACCCCGGATGAATTCGTCTTGGTGCGGCGGGGAAATCGCCTGTCGGTGTTGCCGATTGAGGAGGCGATCGCCTCCCGTCTCCTCGCCTTAACAACCCTACGCAAGGAAACTTAA
- a CDS encoding phosphodiester glycosidase family protein, which translates to MDQQTQHRRVNAIKGIGYQISCSAALLLLGLGTRSLPAAAEAIASSPPLQLAQVDHATFQPEDTRWEQGIRWEKRYVVLGGDRFPVFSLEFAANNPRVALRPIWSNPYTMEGTSSIVEIGRQWGAFAAINAGFFNRNNRLPLGAVRRDGRWFSGPILNRGAIGWNDQGNIKIGRLTLQETLTTNTGQRFFISHLNSGYVQAGIARYTLDWGQSYRPITNNEIIIYVENNQVTEHYAGGTAGQTPFPLPQNGYILVIRAGSISRDQLPPGTTVTLTSTTNPSDFGNYPHIVGAGPLLIEGGRVVLNPEAEKFSTAFAQQSASRSLIGTTSRGTIMLAVVHNRQRGRGPSLRELAALAQRMGMTAALNLDGGSSSSLYLGGHLVDRPPAGAARVHNGIGVYLP; encoded by the coding sequence ATGGATCAACAGACACAACATCGTCGGGTTAACGCCATAAAAGGCATTGGGTATCAAATCAGTTGCAGTGCTGCCCTCCTGCTGCTCGGCTTGGGGACTCGTTCCCTACCCGCTGCTGCTGAGGCGATCGCATCCTCTCCCCCGCTGCAATTGGCCCAAGTCGATCACGCTACCTTTCAACCGGAAGACACCCGCTGGGAACAGGGGATTCGCTGGGAAAAACGCTATGTGGTGTTAGGGGGCGATCGCTTTCCCGTCTTCTCCCTCGAATTCGCCGCCAACAACCCCCGCGTTGCCCTCCGCCCGATCTGGAGCAACCCCTACACCATGGAAGGCACCAGCTCCATCGTCGAGATCGGCCGCCAGTGGGGAGCCTTTGCCGCGATCAACGCCGGATTTTTTAACCGTAACAACCGCCTCCCCCTCGGAGCCGTGCGCCGCGATGGCCGGTGGTTTTCCGGCCCGATTTTGAACCGGGGTGCGATCGGCTGGAACGACCAAGGCAACATCAAAATCGGTCGCCTCACCCTCCAAGAAACCCTCACCACCAACACCGGCCAACGGTTCTTCATCTCCCACCTCAACAGCGGCTACGTCCAAGCCGGCATCGCCCGCTACACCCTCGACTGGGGCCAAAGCTACCGCCCGATCACCAACAACGAAATCATCATCTACGTCGAAAACAACCAAGTCACCGAACATTACGCCGGCGGCACAGCGGGTCAAACCCCCTTTCCCCTCCCCCAAAACGGTTACATCCTTGTGATCCGGGCTGGCAGTATCTCCCGCGATCAACTGCCCCCAGGCACCACCGTCACCCTCACCAGCACCACCAACCCCAGCGATTTCGGCAACTACCCCCATATTGTCGGAGCGGGCCCCCTCCTGATCGAAGGCGGGCGCGTCGTGTTGAACCCCGAAGCCGAAAAATTCAGCACCGCCTTTGCCCAACAATCCGCCTCCCGCAGCCTGATCGGAACCACCTCACGGGGGACGATCATGCTCGCCGTTGTTCACAATCGCCAGCGGGGCCGGGGGCCGTCCCTGCGCGAATTGGCCGCCCTGGCCCAACGCATGGGCATGACCGCTGCCCTCAACCTCGACGGTGGCAGTTCTTCATCTCTCTACCTTGGCGGGCATTTGGTGGATCGTCCCCCCGCTGGTGCGGCACGGGTTCACAATGGGATTGGCGTGTATCTTCCCTAG
- a CDS encoding phosphomannose isomerase type II C-terminal cupin domain, whose translation MVQLQDANVTVPSTAPAARDDSPQRPWGTFTVLEEGSRYKIKRIEVKPGHRLSLQMHHHRSEHWIVVSGTAKVTCGDQVTILGSNQSTYVPQCTPHRLENPGVINLVIIEVQNGEYLGEDDIIRFQDDYKRS comes from the coding sequence ATGGTTCAGCTTCAAGATGCCAACGTGACCGTTCCATCCACCGCACCGGCTGCGCGGGATGATTCTCCCCAACGTCCGTGGGGAACATTTACCGTACTCGAAGAAGGCTCTCGCTACAAAATTAAGCGGATTGAAGTGAAGCCGGGACATCGCTTGAGCCTACAAATGCACCATCACCGCAGTGAGCATTGGATTGTGGTGTCGGGGACTGCCAAGGTGACCTGTGGGGATCAGGTGACGATTTTGGGCAGTAATCAATCGACCTATGTGCCCCAATGCACACCCCACCGTCTCGAAAACCCAGGGGTGATTAATCTGGTGATTATTGAGGTGCAAAATGGGGAATATCTCGGCGAAGATGATATTATTCGCTTCCAAGATGATTACAAACGGAGTTAA
- the rpsG gene encoding 30S ribosomal protein S7 codes for MSRRRVVKKRPVPPDSVHNSRLVSMTARRLMRHGKESLAYRLIYDAFAIISERTGSDPLEVFEQAIRNITPLVEVKARRVGGATYQVPMEVRPNRGITLALRWLATYSRSRSGRTMASKLANEIMDAANETGGAIRKREETHRMAEANKAFAHYRY; via the coding sequence ATGTCTCGTCGTAGAGTCGTCAAAAAACGTCCCGTCCCCCCCGATTCTGTCCATAACAGCCGCCTCGTCAGCATGACCGCTCGGCGGCTGATGCGTCACGGCAAAGAATCCCTGGCCTATCGACTGATTTACGATGCCTTCGCGATCATCAGCGAACGCACCGGCAGCGATCCCCTCGAAGTCTTCGAGCAAGCGATTCGTAATATTACCCCCCTCGTCGAAGTGAAAGCACGCCGGGTTGGGGGTGCTACCTATCAAGTGCCGATGGAAGTGCGCCCTAACCGAGGCATCACCCTCGCACTCCGCTGGCTCGCCACCTACTCCCGCTCTCGTTCGGGTCGCACCATGGCTAGCAAGCTGGCGAATGAAATCATGGATGCTGCCAATGAAACCGGTGGCGCGATTCGCAAGCGCGAAGAAACCCACCGAATGGCGGAGGCCAACAAAGCCTTTGCCCACTATCGCTACTAA
- a CDS encoding YkvA family protein, which yields MFATLRQTLRDRTAKLTQRFRSNSDPTPPEAPVTLTTEPSSPAHPAALTLKKPWHALRSRWQTWRNSEAKGSDTTLDDQLDQIDQQLEQGKTAKIKRIFHDYIRKAKPEDVERINENIGSMQRGPVKEIWSKVEVLVQLVRDPEAAWKSKALAIASLIYLISPIDAIPDVIPIGGLVDDVALIVVVVSTLAGEVETYLVRQAEQKAEIEIRKYNNIVRIALTGSIFAALITIAVNYSLKHL from the coding sequence ATGTTTGCAACCTTACGCCAAACGCTGCGCGATCGCACCGCCAAACTCACCCAACGTTTCCGATCCAATTCTGACCCCACCCCACCCGAAGCACCTGTAACTCTCACCACAGAGCCATCCTCTCCGGCTCACCCTGCGGCTTTGACCCTCAAAAAACCCTGGCACGCGCTCCGCTCCCGTTGGCAAACCTGGCGTAATTCAGAAGCAAAGGGATCAGACACCACCTTAGACGATCAATTGGATCAAATTGATCAACAGTTGGAACAGGGCAAAACCGCCAAAATTAAACGCATTTTCCATGACTACATCCGCAAGGCTAAACCGGAAGATGTGGAGCGGATTAACGAAAATATTGGGTCAATGCAGCGCGGCCCGGTGAAGGAAATTTGGTCAAAGGTGGAGGTGTTGGTGCAGTTGGTGCGCGACCCCGAAGCGGCGTGGAAATCGAAAGCGTTGGCGATCGCATCTCTCATCTATTTAATTTCTCCCATTGACGCGATTCCTGATGTGATTCCCATTGGCGGCCTCGTGGATGACGTGGCGTTGATTGTCGTGGTGGTAAGCACCTTAGCGGGTGAAGTGGAAACCTATCTGGTTCGCCAAGCGGAACAAAAAGCCGAAATCGAAATTCGCAAATATAACAACATTGTCCGCATCGCCCTCACCGGCAGCATTTTCGCCGCCCTGATTACCATTGCCGTTAACTACAGCCTCAAACACCTCTAA
- a CDS encoding pentapeptide repeat-containing protein encodes MVNQVNQLWRGAIASLAIGASISSIAPVAHAANPSHLQQLLETNECRNCDLSEADLSGVDLQRAKLSGSNLIEANLSGADLRYADLTGANLTLASLDNADLEFAVLDRATLYRASLDAADLGDASLVRTTLTHASLINANLQGSTLTTADLSEANLEAANLSRATLIESNLRQSNLSNADLSRSRLNQANLSLANLSNADLSRATLSYADLTRAVLLNADLSNANLGGAILRDAQMSSAILQQANLRQANLRNVNLRYGDLRRADLSYGDLRNANLFEADLENADLTAVELGTVILCRATLPDASLSDQGCRRRGELENQ; translated from the coding sequence ATGGTTAATCAGGTTAATCAACTGTGGCGAGGTGCGATCGCCAGCCTTGCGATCGGGGCAAGCATCAGCAGCATCGCCCCCGTTGCCCATGCCGCCAACCCCTCCCACCTTCAGCAACTGCTCGAAACCAACGAATGCCGCAACTGTGACCTCAGCGAGGCTGACCTCAGCGGCGTTGACCTCCAACGCGCCAAACTCAGCGGCTCCAACCTGATCGAAGCCAACCTCAGCGGGGCAGATCTGCGCTATGCCGACCTCACCGGGGCTAACCTTACCCTGGCCAGCCTTGACAATGCTGATCTTGAATTTGCCGTTCTCGACCGCGCCACCCTCTACCGCGCCAGCCTCGACGCGGCCGACTTGGGCGATGCCAGCCTCGTCCGTACCACCCTCACCCATGCCAGTTTGATCAATGCCAATCTCCAAGGCAGCACCCTGACCACCGCCGACCTTAGCGAGGCCAATCTTGAGGCCGCCAACCTCAGCCGCGCCACCTTGATCGAAAGCAACCTACGCCAAAGCAACCTCAGCAATGCGGATCTCTCCCGCAGCCGCCTCAACCAAGCCAACCTTAGCCTTGCCAACCTCAGCAATGCAGATCTGTCCCGCGCCACCCTGAGTTATGCTGACCTGACCCGTGCGGTGTTGCTCAATGCTGACCTCAGCAATGCCAATTTAGGCGGGGCGATTCTGCGGGATGCCCAGATGAGCAGCGCCATTTTGCAACAGGCCAACCTGCGCCAGGCGAATCTCCGCAATGTTAATCTGCGCTATGGGGATTTGCGACGGGCGGATCTGAGCTATGGGGATTTGCGAAATGCTAACCTATTTGAAGCGGATCTCGAAAATGCCGACCTGACGGCGGTGGAACTGGGAACCGTGATCCTGTGTCGAGCGACGTTACCCGATGCGTCTTTGTCTGATCAAGGCTGTCGGCGACGGGGCGAACTGGAAAATCAGTAG
- the tuf gene encoding elongation factor Tu, producing MARAKFERTKDHVNIGTIGHVDHGKTTLTAAITMALAATGKAKARNYADIDAAPEEKARGITINTAHVEYETDNRHYAHVDCPGHADYVKNMITGAAQMDGAVLVVSAADGPMPQTREHILLAKQVGVPNLVVFLNKKDMVDDEELLELVELEVRELLSDYDFDGDNIPIVAGSALKAVEALTANTKIAKGEDEWVDQILALMDEVDSYIPSPEREIDKPFLMAIEDVFSITGRGTVATGRIERGKVKVGETIEIIGIRETRSATVTGVEMFQKTLDEGMAGDNVGILLRGIQKEDIERGMVLAKPSSITPHTKFEGEVYVLKKEEGGRHTPFFSGYRPQFYVRTTDVTGTIDAFTADDGSEAEMVMPGDRIKMTVTLINAVAVEQGMRFAIREGGRTIGAGVVSKILE from the coding sequence ATGGCACGCGCAAAATTTGAACGCACAAAAGACCACGTTAACATCGGCACGATTGGCCACGTTGACCACGGTAAAACCACATTAACCGCTGCAATCACGATGGCATTAGCCGCAACGGGTAAAGCCAAAGCCCGAAACTACGCCGATATCGACGCAGCACCGGAAGAAAAAGCACGGGGGATTACGATCAATACCGCCCACGTGGAATATGAGACGGACAATCGTCACTACGCCCACGTGGACTGTCCTGGACACGCTGACTATGTAAAAAACATGATCACCGGGGCGGCTCAAATGGACGGGGCTGTGTTGGTGGTGTCCGCTGCCGATGGCCCGATGCCCCAAACCCGTGAGCATATTTTGCTGGCGAAGCAAGTGGGGGTTCCTAACTTGGTGGTGTTCTTGAATAAGAAGGACATGGTGGATGACGAAGAACTGCTGGAGCTGGTTGAACTCGAAGTGCGTGAACTGCTCAGCGACTACGACTTTGACGGTGACAATATTCCCATCGTCGCCGGTTCTGCGCTGAAAGCAGTCGAAGCGTTGACAGCAAACACCAAAATTGCCAAGGGTGAAGATGAGTGGGTGGATCAAATTTTGGCGTTGATGGATGAAGTGGATAGCTATATCCCTTCACCGGAACGGGAAATTGATAAGCCTTTCTTGATGGCGATTGAAGACGTTTTCTCGATCACCGGTCGTGGGACGGTTGCCACGGGTCGGATTGAACGCGGTAAGGTGAAAGTGGGTGAAACCATTGAAATTATCGGGATTCGCGAAACCCGTAGCGCCACGGTGACGGGTGTGGAAATGTTCCAAAAAACCTTGGATGAAGGGATGGCTGGGGACAACGTGGGCATTCTGCTTCGGGGTATCCAGAAAGAAGATATTGAGCGCGGTATGGTGTTGGCGAAGCCCAGCAGCATTACGCCCCACACCAAGTTTGAAGGTGAGGTGTATGTGCTCAAGAAAGAAGAAGGGGGTCGTCACACGCCTTTCTTCTCTGGCTACCGTCCTCAGTTCTATGTGCGGACGACCGATGTGACCGGAACCATTGATGCGTTTACCGCAGATGATGGTAGCGAAGCTGAAATGGTGATGCCGGGCGATCGCATCAAAATGACCGTGACCTTGATTAACGCCGTTGCCGTTGAACAAGGGATGCGCTTCGCGATTCGTGAAGGTGGCCGTACCATCGGTGCGGGTGTGGTGTCCAAAATCCTTGAGTAA
- the rpsJ gene encoding 30S ribosomal protein S10, which translates to MATIQQQKIRIRLKAFDRRLLDTSCEKIVDTANRTNAAAIGPIPLPTKRRIYCLLRSPHVDKDSREHFETRTHRRIIDIYQPSSKTIDALMKLDLPAGVDIEVKL; encoded by the coding sequence ATGGCTACTATCCAACAGCAAAAAATCCGCATCCGCCTCAAAGCCTTTGACCGCCGCCTCCTCGATACCTCCTGCGAAAAGATCGTGGATACGGCGAATCGCACCAACGCCGCTGCGATCGGCCCGATTCCCCTGCCCACCAAGCGTCGGATCTATTGTTTGTTGCGATCGCCCCACGTGGATAAGGATTCCCGTGAGCATTTTGAAACCCGTACCCATCGCCGCATTATTGATATCTATCAACCCTCATCGAAGACGATTGATGCTTTGATGAAGCTGGATCTACCGGCTGGGGTTGATATTGAAGTGAAGCTTTAA